From one Mytilus edulis chromosome 1, xbMytEdul2.2, whole genome shotgun sequence genomic stretch:
- the LOC139481398 gene encoding uncharacterized protein — protein sequence MTSNWSLCGVCYNHHIIKPSEVWCSECNNGLCRECKKNHSVSKDTLHHTVKYKKLPAEVLQIAQDCKIHNERYELFCSEHDCPCCKICVNHNDCESLFDINEYTKNVKTSDAFHEIEQTLQEVVDNIKRIIANREYNLESLKNKENEIKDEIKQIKTKINNHLDKLQGHLILNLIEIEQLESSKIQKLLTTLKKQEEEITEYQENFTVIKQHASELQIFLAMKNLEKDIAGKEQFIESIIKSDSMNHVNISCEVNQLPLQQITASVQRCVEMKVSSYTSALSIPKQKDKQAQISLAHVTNKIDCMNLTLQNHFTTGLINVRGCSLLPDGRMVFSCFTKNKLSVFKSVGQLDFEIKNIADTFDLVYIGNDCVAVSSGQSFPINVINIKKNRREKTIKVSTFSDGVKDNDGVAYIDGNLIYCSREEGLRMISCFDGSVSTIGSNNALSYASYVAAFKSRFFYTIHRDDSVTCCDYQGKILWTFSDTNVLKTPLGISADNNGNVFVAGANSDNVIVISGDGKRYRELLSHEDGLIKPQVLHYDTSTDKLLVVNEKNDAFLYGVI from the coding sequence ATGACCAGTAATTGGAGTCTTTGTGGTGTTTGTTATAATCATCATATCATCAAACCGTCAGAAGTCTGGTGTTCCGAGTGTAACAACGGATTATGTAGAGAGTGTAAGAAAAATCACAGTGTTTCCAAGGATACACTACACCatactgtaaaatacaagaaattgCCAGCAGAAGTCCTACAAATTGCCCAGGACTGTAAAATACATAATGAGAGATACGAGCTTTTTTGTAGTGAACACGATTGCCCGTGCTGTAAGATATGTGTAAATCACAACGATTGTGAAAGTTTATTCGACATCAATGAATACACAAAAAACGTCAAAACTTCAGATGCCTTTCATGAAATCGAACAAACCCTGCAGGAAGTTGTCGATAATATTAAACGAATTATTGCTAACCGGGAATACAATCTAGAATCactgaaaaacaaagaaaatgaaattaaagatgaaatcaaacaaataaaaaccaaaataaataatCACCTTGATAAGCTTCAAGGTCATTTGATACTTAATTTAATAGAGATTGAACAATTGGAGAGCAGTAAAATACAAAAGTTGTTGACCACTCTAAAAAAGCAAGAAGAAGAGATCACAGAATATCAAGAAAACTTTACAGTTATTAAACAACATGCGTCCGAACTTCAAATATTTTTGGCCATGAAGAATTTAGAAAAGGATATTGCAGGCAAGGAGCAATTTATTGAATCGATAATCAAGAGTGACTCAATGAATCATGTAAATATATCATGTGAAGTTAACCAACTGCCTTTACAACAAATCACAGCTAGCGTTCAGAGGTGTGTAGAAATGAAAGTCAGTTCTTATACAAGCGCTTTGTCGATCCCGAAACAGAAAGACAAACAAGCTCAGATAAGTTTAGCTCATGTTACTAACAAAATCGATTGCATGAATCTTACATTACAGAACCATTTCACTACTGGATTGATAAATGTCCGAGGGTGTTCTTTGCTTCCTGATGGTAGAATggttttctcttgttttacaaAGAACAAATTATCGGTATTCAAATCTGTCGGGCAACTAGATttcgaaataaaaaatattgctgataCGTTCGATCTAGTATATATTGGAAATGATTGTGTTGCTGTGTCATCTGGGCAGTCATTTCCGATTAATGTAATCAACATTAAGAAAAATAGACGAGAGAAAACAATAAAAGTGAGCACATTTAGTGATGGAGTGAAAGACAATGATGGAGTAGCATACATTGATGGAAATTTGATTTATTGTAGTAGGGAAGAAGGACTACGTATGATTAGTTGTTTTGATGGATCAGTTTCCACTATTGGTTCGAATAACGCACTTTCTTACGCTTCTTACGTAGCAGCATTCAAAAGCAGATTTTTCTACACAATTCATAGAGATGACAGTGTAACCTGTTGTGATTACCAGGGTAAAATACTGTGGACATTTAGTGATACAAATGTTTTGAAGACTCCACTTGGTATCTCGGCAGACAACAATGGAAACGTGTTTGTAGCGGGAGCTAATAGCGACAATGTAATTGTTATCTCTGGTGATGGAAAACGCTATAGAGAACTCTTATCACATGAAGATGGACTCATTAAACCGCAGGTTCTGCACTATGATACATCTACGGATAAATTGTTagttgtaaatgaaaaaaacgaTGCATTCTTGTATGGCGTTATATAA